TTACGAAACAAAAGGAGAAATCCCACAAAAActatagttttggttttgtttttgctttcctTTATTTCGCAACATTTTAGGTTCTTCACCTGTGTGAATGCGCTTAGCGCGCTGCTCTCATAACACATGACAAGTTCTTGATCAGAAACCTAAAACTGCGTGAATGTGGTATGAATGTAACCTGACGTTGCAGcatatgttatatatgtacatactATTGTAGAATTATTACATGAAACAATTCTCTTCTCAAGTTTCAAGTGATCTCCTACAAACTAACCTGGCATGCAAAAGCTATGTTTTGCACTGCCATTTGCATTTCACTTATAATTCCTAGTGAAAGCGAAACACATGTCTACCAAATTGGTTCAGCCTTAAGCAGCCTTTTAGATATGTATTgttctaattaaaaatttggaagACTAATGACCATACGGaatatagtatttttcttttcaaagtcAATGATGATGTTCCGATTACAAAAACTCATATATTAAGATTTAGTGGTGAAGACACTATAGTTCATTGAGCTGCAGCAATGGAGCAGTGTGTTGTGTGGACCTTCTTTGTCGGACCAAAGGTTACAACCAATGATGCTTACCTCACTATATCTTATACCTGATGATGTCAATATCTATGGGAATAGACCATATCTCTTTCCAACTTATTAAGTCTATGGACTCATCATATGGcttaaaagtcaaaacataGGAGAGTTTGCGGTTTATGTTTAACGCAGCAACCGCAAAGCAAAAACGTTGTTTTAGGCAGTAATACCGGTTTGCGAGACTAAAAACTTTATCAGTCAGATCACAAAACCAACTAGCTTTGATACATTATTCATTCAAAAGACAAGTTCTCCAAACCTTTTAAACTAACTCTTCATCATTACAAACCccgattttaaatttaaaaacaaaaaaactctacCCCGCCGCTTCTAAAACATATGATTACAACCGTATTAATAAGCATATAGGTtacatttttaattacataatgCAAACTTATATAAGATTTATAGAATTGAGTATCGGGCACATGCCCCACCCAAGACCAACGTGGGTCCGCCCCTGGTTACACTTACACAACAAGATGGTCTACCATACTTAATTAGTCAAATTCTAGGCTTCTCCGTCGTGGAATCCTTGATTTCGCCATTTTCTAAAGCCTCCAAGCTATTGACTTCGGCGCTATGATGTGTCGCGGACGGATCACACGAATACCATCTTGACCAGAAAAGATAATTAAAGAAGTTGATGAAACTCAATGAAGCTAAAAGCCAGTAAAAGTGATCTAATCTATCTTTGTTAAGGTCATTATCGcctaaccaaccttctttgGTCCCGGAACCATTACTAGAAGTAACTCTATTCACGGTCGAGACAAGAACAGAGCTAAGATAAAACCCGAAAGAGTAAGAACAGTATGTCATTGCTGTGAGAAAAGATTGCATACTCTGTGAAGACTGTTTGTAAAAAAACTCCACTAATCCAACGGCTGTAAACATCTCTGATAAACCAAATATCAGAAACTGCGGCGCGATCCAAAAGATCGAGAGCATTACGTTCTGTTCCAAGAACGATTctcgtctcttcttctccactaaAGCGGCTGCAACCATCGAGAAAGTTGCTAAGAACAGTCCAGTGCCAATTCTCTGAAGAGGAGAGATTCCAGAATCGTTTCCCGTGAGTTTTCTAGCGAGTGGGACGAAGAACGTCTCGTAGAGAGGcacaaagaagatgagaatgaTGTAAGGAATGGCTTGAAGAGAAGCTGGTGGAATTTGGAAAGTTTTTGTAATGTGTGTGTTCATGGAACTTCCTTGCTGAACAGAGAAAGTTTGAAGCTGAGCTAAGATGGTGTTGAAGATGATAGTACACGCGAATATCGGTATGACTGATAACAATATCTTGACTTGATGGACTTGTTCGATTGTGCAGAGTCTCCATGGACTCTCCATTGCCTTGCCTTGCGTCTTGATGCAAGCCTTGTCAAGAAACCTGCAcgtcaagaaaaaaaaaagttagttagttagttagttagtCAATTTGGCGGTTATTGTAAAAAAGATCAAAGTCAAATCACCTGAATTTATTAGAATGGAGGAGAGGTTTGACACGAACAAGATCCGTTGAAGGTTGGTGAACCATGTTTGGGTTTGATGGGCAAATCTGTTTTCGTTTAGTGATCGCGGCTACGAAGACCTGATCGATCGAAGAATACCATAAAATCAAGATAAGATCAAACTCTTCTAAATGACTCAAAATGTACCAAAGACCAATGTTTGAATCTAtatgtgaaaagaaaacatttttctaaaGGTTAAACGCAAACTAGCATTCGATTCTTGATTTACCTGAGCAATTGGTGTGAAGATGCTACCACTAGGCGGTTTATTCCTATAAAAGCTAGTTCCAGCGACAAGGCTGATCATCCCCGCGGCCATAACAGCCGCGGAGACACCAAAACCAACGTCCATACCAGAATGTGTTTGCACCCAAACTAAGAGTGTGAGTGCAATAAGCTGACCCATTGAGAAGGCGAAGTAAGCCGCATTGAAGAAACTCGAGAGCTTCCTCAAATCTTTCCTTTGAAACTGGTTTGCACCGTGAGAGATGATGTTCGGTTTGAGGCAGCCGCTCCCTAAGGCCACTAAACAGAGTGCGGTGTAGAGAGTGGCTGCCTTGTAACCATTTGCCTCTACGCAATGTATTGTGGTGCTCTTCATGTTGCATTCTGGTGGTCTTAGCTCTGGGAGATGAGCTTGGACTGACAATAATATGAAACCCTGTTTtatcaatttacaaaaacatttgtcAGCCAAAACTTCTCCTAGTTTTGTCGACCACATTATTTTAGTCTTTGGTCACTAATATTTTTACCTATAACCAAGGAATTAAAAGTCAGGTGTATGTATTATGAAGCCGTAAATTTCGTTACTATACTATTGCGTGGCGTTAACTAGCTCAAAAAAGAACACTATactaacaaattatataaccCATTTGCTTTTCCAAAGAACCGAAAGATTTAATTCATAACTCACTTTAATTACAACTTTCTGttaaagttttgaacttttgtcTATAATATACTTTAAATATCCCGTTTTATTCACAAGTTACTAGTTAGAGATGAAAAGTGAAGTAGAATATTCAAGAGCATCTAAAATAGAAAGGAGAAAAGAGAGGTAGAGAGGTAGAGGAACATACAGAGATTTCGATG
This sequence is a window from Arabidopsis thaliana chromosome 1 sequence. Protein-coding genes within it:
- a CDS encoding Major facilitator superfamily protein (Major facilitator superfamily protein; FUNCTIONS IN: transporter activity; INVOLVED IN: oligopeptide transport; LOCATED IN: plasma membrane, membrane; EXPRESSED IN: 18 plant structures; EXPRESSED DURING: 11 growth stages; CONTAINS InterPro DOMAIN/s: Oligopeptide transporter (InterPro:IPR000109), Major facilitator superfamily, general substrate transporter (InterPro:IPR016196); BEST Arabidopsis thaliana protein match is: Major facilitator superfamily protein (TAIR:AT1G59740.1); Has 6684 Blast hits to 6582 proteins in 1312 species: Archae - 0; Bacteria - 3263; Metazoa - 486; Fungi - 360; Plants - 2166; Viruses - 0; Other Eukaryotes - 409 (source: NCBI BLink).), with the protein product MDVHDLSEEAKRGVIHTSEESLDDLCVDFRGRPCRPSKHGGTRAALFVLGFQAFEMMAIAAVGNNLITYVFNEMHFPLSKSANLVTNFIGTVFLLSLLGGFLSDSYLGSFRTMLVFGVIEISGFILLSVQAHLPELRPPECNMKSTTIHCVEANGYKAATLYTALCLVALGSGCLKPNIISHGANQFQRKDLRKLSSFFNAAYFAFSMGQLIALTLLVWVQTHSGMDVGFGVSAAVMAAGMISLVAGTSFYRNKPPSGSIFTPIAQVFVAAITKRKQICPSNPNMVHQPSTDLVRVKPLLHSNKFRFLDKACIKTQGKAMESPWRLCTIEQVHQVKILLSVIPIFACTIIFNTILAQLQTFSVQQGSSMNTHITKTFQIPPASLQAIPYIILIFFVPLYETFFVPLARKLTGNDSGISPLQRIGTGLFLATFSMVAAALVEKKRRESFLEQNVMLSIFWIAPQFLIFGLSEMFTAVGLVEFFYKQSSQSMQSFLTAMTYCSYSFGFYLSSVLVSTVNRVTSSNGSGTKEGWLGDNDLNKDRLDHFYWLLASLSFINFFNYLFWSRWYSCDPSATHHSAEVNSLEALENGEIKDSTTEKPRI